Sequence from the Schistocerca americana isolate TAMUIC-IGC-003095 chromosome 11, iqSchAmer2.1, whole genome shotgun sequence genome:
TAATTGAAGGCATCATGACAGTTGCAGACTATGTTACCTTTATTGCAAAACATAGATTCCTTCATGCCTGATGTGCTCTCCCACAGTGAAGGCAGCTTTCAGCaggtaactgtccatgtcacaatgaCAGAATGACTACACAGTGGTCTGAGTAGCATGGTAACTAACACTGATGTCTCGACCACACCATTTAGCTGATCTGAATGTGTGCAATACAACTGGTGCAACATACATCCAGAAATATGAAAACGACATGTCAAGTCCATATCATGTAGAACTGTTCATGTATTGTGTTCCAAAAGTGGACAAACATGCTATTAAGTAGATTGTTATATTTGTTGTTACGTCTACAAATGTAGGATTAatatgaacagaaaataaaagtacaCACTATTAATGACACACACAGCAGATCTCTTGAGAAAACATACATTAGTAAAATAATGCCATAATCACGTTTCTCCAGTGTTGAGTTTACTAGCATTTGTGAATGAAGTGCCATGGATACATTTTTGATAACATTATTTTTAAAGTGCAGTTACAAGTACTACATAATGACTATGTCTGGAATATTAATCAGCAAGTCATCACATTTCCTTGGCCTTATACTGAATATTGCATTCTACTTATGATTACTGACGAAGGTAAGGATTTATCACAATTCACAATCTTCTTGTCTCAAGATCGATAGGAAAAAGCAGCAGTGTTAATGACAAAAACACATTTGATTCATGTCTGTAGTGTATTTAGTAATACAAGTTCTTGACATCACAATCTGTAGATATGGATTTTTATATTGTCACATTATCTGTTATCAATCTATAGTACACATCATTGCACATTTTTTCCACAATTCTACCACACTTTAATGTTATTTCACAGGAACTGCAATTTATTGTCCCCTGTTACATCCATTACTTTATAGGCCTTGAGGGCACAAACCAGGAAAACCtatttgtgtaaaccaacacttaCTTGTAGTTTCTTTCTGATGTGAAGTAATGCATGTGTCTTGAGAGTACCCAATTTAGTGAAACTTTTGCCACAGACATCACATTTGTGAGGTCCCCTTCCAATGTGTTCTAATGCATATGTCTTGAGATCGCCTGACATAGCAAATGATTTCCCACTAATCTCACATCTGTGAGGTTTCTTTCTAATGTGAATTAATGCATGTGCTTTGAGAATGCTGGACAcagcaaaagatttcccacaaatctcacatttgtgacgTTGCTCTCCAATGTGAATTAATGTGTGGGCCTTGAGATTGCCTGCCCTAGCAAAAGACTTCCCACAAATATCGCATTTGCGGGATTTTTTTTCAGTGTGAATTAATATATGACTCTTGAGAGCATTCAAGAAAGCAAAGGATTTCCCACAAATATTACATTTGTAAGGTTTCTTCCCAGTGTGaattaataaatgtttcttgagaTAACTTGACAAAGCAAAACATCtgccacaaatctcacatttgtgaggtttgtttccagtgtgaattaattgATGAGTCTTCAGATTGCCTGCCTGGGCAAACGATTTGTCACAAATcacacatttgtgaggtttctctCCAGTGTGATTTAAAAGGTGTGTCTTGAGATAGCCTGACCtagcaaaagatttcccacaaatctgACATTTGTGAGATTTCTTTCCGGTGTGAACTAATTCATGTGTCTTGAGACTATCTGACCTAcgaaaagatttcccacaaatctcacatttgtgaggtttctttccagtgtgaattaactTGTGAGTGTTGAGACTACCTGACTGGGCAAACGATTTGTCACAAATCACACATCTGTAAGGTTtgtttccagtgtgaattaattcGTGTGTCTTGAGATTGCTTGACCAAGCAAAACATCTCCCACAAATCTTACATTTGTAAGGTTTCTTCCCAGTGTGAATTAAAATGTGAGTCTTGAGATTACCTGCCCTACCAAAAGAgttcccacaaatctcacatttgtgaggtttctttccagtgtgaattaactTGTGAGTCTTCAGATTGCCTGCCTGGGCAAACGATTTGTCACAAATCACACATTTGTGAGGTTtgtttccagtgtgaattaattcATGTCTCTTGAGACTGCTCGGCCTAGCAAAACATCTCTCACAAATCTTACATTTATGAGGTTTGCTCCCAGTGTGAA
This genomic interval carries:
- the LOC124553585 gene encoding zinc finger protein 708-like isoform X3, encoding MDQDPTMWIKQEGTDEVQTELCFMAQVYPTSMNVKEELEEGAKEEDKDDKSYSITVCSRLETRKQSVRDPLGISWSTDFIKEDPELNLEMNVTENIVETSTRYSSDSARLTQSAGGRCGISCEETCHHRLVQDEFVIDMEKSTHEFVTHTGDVTVDKECSVATQYDCSTREKELHVYSCNFCQQGFPSKYRLIKHVFMHIDGMQPPLYVCKWCGEIFDSKFSLKKHLRMSENYHVLTASNHEKYGCSDEHQSSILLDSFPEVSVTEHNVWSSYKETWKASKKSSNDVCNTPMGNDADKIGDYGTLSTAVNVSAQGDLLTANSMDKCGICGKLCGRSGHPKREKLLDTGKKPHKCEIHGEWFSQSGHLKTEELFHTGSKPHKCKICERCFARPSSLKRHELIHTGNKPHKCVICDKSFAQAGNLKTHKLIHTGKKPHKCEICGNSFGRAGNLKTHILIHTGKKPYKCKICGRCFAWSSNLKTHELIHTGNKPYRCVICDKSFAQSGSLNTHKLIHTGKKPHKCEICGKSFRRSDSLKTHELVHTGKKSHKCQICGKSFARSGYLKTHLLNHTGEKPHKCVICDKSFAQAGNLKTHQLIHTGNKPHKCEICGRCFALSSYLKKHLLIHTGKKPYKCNICGKSFAFLNALKSHILIHTEKKSRKCDICGKSFARAGNLKAHTLIHIGEQRHKCEICGKSFAVSSILKAHALIHIRKKPHRCEISGKSFAMSGDLKTYALEHIGRGPHKCDVCGKSFTKLGTLKTHALLHIRKKLQVSVGLHK